Proteins co-encoded in one Cytophaga hutchinsonii ATCC 33406 genomic window:
- a CDS encoding NPCBM/NEW2 domain-containing protein, translating to MKKRFLTMLMCVVFAPGFLLAQVGPGLGNLTYPQSDLYKAIWKYTEVNHYGSNIATMHNGYLVTTFTPDSGKPPGGILVWDVSNPRRPIQVARIYDSRTSTFREQHALPQHDKYILMQDGCGFQIWDFSDPRNPKQTKRHCMTGYAHDDYGSTWQMFWQAPYIFIANGSRGFDVVDATDINNPQFVKHITTPRQIGSIYAIGNLLVTSAHDFGKGITIYDISNPRDPRLLNSFSNTENMYASMVNGNKLVISARGNTNNMVFGTYDISDPLNIRKLGTLNIGNSGEQLYNSMQDQFIFQGCQSEVVKINASNPNQLTIEGRGSLGINGDSDHGQVSPFGNLIFVGNDHGSGSGFWVHQVQPDKKGPDVNMISPRSNEVSRALTSRIGITLTDHIQIESVNKNTFIVRPVGGAAISGKYSHQFAIVNFSPDQPLLPNTTYEVIIPAGGIKDYAGNTSTQTFTSYFSTGPTGNFPPGTAGTPWVFEDDKQVTLNWDRISNSTGSVIKRSTSPTGPFQTIGTTTQLSYIDRNLTNETTYYYQIVGENSFGQGVASVAVRAKPAFYITSLNYTSQTNGWGPAEIDQSNGEAAANDGNVITLNGVEYSRGLGVHAQSTIKYNLEGKYDRFLSDVGVDDEVGNIGSVVFTVSLDGVQIYTSGLMNGTTATKAINVSVAGGRELTLTVTQDADNGGDHASWGGARLIPVVNQAPSVVISGPATNSTFTTLETITLTATATDTDGTISNVEFYNGTTKLGEDATTPYSYSWTNVAVGTYTITAIATDNSGNKKTSAPVTIKVNVPQGPYNGTAHIIPGTIEFESYDVGGNGVAYLDNSPGSLVTPVVNFRTNEDVDIETCTDAGGGYNIGFTTAGEWLEYTVNVQATGIYAMDLRVACLGDGRTISVSMDGTNIASNVAIPNTTGWQTWQTIRLNNISLTVGQKIMRMTVGATDFVNLNYVTFTLVPPPVATITATGATAFCAGGSVVLNAGTGTGYTYQWKRDGNNIANATTSAYTATQSGSYTVTISANSQTVTSTAVAVTVNALPVATISSSGPTTFVQGGSVTLQANTGAGLSYKWFNGTSQIATGSTYVASATGSYTVEVTNASNCKATSSSISVTANQNQPSVITINSPVANSTVSGPIRIEATVSDPDGAIAKVEYLAGTTLLGTSTSSPYNFIWQTPISGNHEITVRVTDSNGGITTSSPVTMISGTITGIHSSTEIQITVYPNPSYKEITLETEMDLTNAKITVINVLGQEIQLPSTVNVNGANIDVSSLTEGTYLLIVRHENNVIKSKISIVK from the coding sequence ATGAAAAAAAGATTTTTAACGATGCTTATGTGTGTCGTATTTGCCCCGGGATTTTTACTTGCACAAGTTGGTCCGGGTTTAGGAAATCTTACGTATCCACAGTCCGATCTTTATAAAGCTATCTGGAAATATACAGAAGTAAACCATTATGGTTCCAATATAGCTACGATGCATAACGGATATCTTGTTACAACCTTTACGCCCGATAGCGGTAAACCTCCGGGAGGTATTTTAGTGTGGGATGTTTCGAATCCAAGACGGCCTATTCAGGTGGCACGGATATACGATTCAAGAACGTCAACGTTCCGTGAACAGCATGCCCTTCCGCAGCACGATAAATATATTTTAATGCAGGATGGTTGCGGTTTTCAAATTTGGGATTTTAGCGATCCGAGAAATCCAAAGCAGACCAAGAGACATTGCATGACTGGTTATGCACATGATGATTATGGTTCAACCTGGCAAATGTTCTGGCAGGCACCCTACATTTTTATTGCGAATGGCAGCAGAGGATTTGATGTCGTGGATGCAACGGACATTAACAATCCTCAATTTGTAAAACATATAACTACTCCAAGACAGATAGGGTCCATCTATGCTATAGGAAACCTTCTGGTTACTTCTGCTCATGACTTTGGTAAAGGAATTACCATTTATGATATCAGCAATCCGCGTGACCCCAGATTATTAAACAGTTTCAGTAACACGGAGAATATGTACGCTTCCATGGTGAATGGGAATAAGCTCGTCATTTCAGCAAGAGGAAATACCAATAATATGGTCTTTGGGACCTACGACATCAGCGACCCTTTAAACATACGGAAGCTGGGTACGTTGAATATTGGTAATAGTGGAGAACAACTTTATAACTCCATGCAGGATCAGTTTATTTTCCAGGGCTGCCAGAGTGAGGTTGTTAAAATTAATGCATCCAATCCCAATCAACTTACCATAGAAGGCAGAGGATCTTTAGGAATTAATGGCGACTCAGACCATGGACAGGTTTCGCCATTTGGAAATTTAATTTTTGTAGGAAACGATCATGGCTCGGGAAGCGGATTTTGGGTGCATCAGGTGCAGCCCGATAAAAAAGGGCCTGACGTAAATATGATTTCACCACGTAGCAACGAGGTTAGCAGAGCGCTTACTTCCCGTATTGGAATAACACTTACAGATCACATTCAGATTGAGTCCGTAAATAAGAATACGTTTATCGTCAGACCTGTTGGAGGGGCTGCCATATCCGGGAAATACAGCCATCAGTTTGCAATTGTAAACTTCAGCCCGGATCAGCCACTGTTACCAAACACTACCTATGAAGTTATTATTCCTGCAGGAGGGATCAAAGACTACGCTGGAAATACATCAACACAAACATTCACCTCGTATTTTTCGACAGGTCCAACGGGTAATTTTCCTCCAGGTACCGCTGGTACGCCCTGGGTATTTGAAGACGATAAACAAGTGACCTTAAACTGGGACAGAATTTCTAATTCAACAGGGTCTGTGATCAAAAGAAGTACTTCGCCAACAGGTCCTTTTCAGACCATTGGTACAACGACCCAGCTTTCTTACATAGACAGAAATCTTACCAACGAAACAACTTACTATTACCAAATAGTGGGGGAAAACAGCTTCGGACAAGGTGTAGCGTCGGTTGCAGTAAGAGCGAAGCCAGCATTCTACATTACATCCTTAAATTATACGTCACAAACAAATGGTTGGGGGCCGGCAGAAATAGATCAAAGTAATGGTGAAGCTGCTGCCAATGATGGTAATGTCATTACACTAAATGGCGTAGAGTATTCCAGAGGTTTAGGCGTTCACGCCCAAAGTACAATCAAATATAATTTAGAGGGCAAATACGATCGGTTTTTGTCTGATGTAGGGGTAGATGATGAAGTAGGTAACATAGGATCCGTCGTTTTTACGGTCAGCCTAGATGGCGTACAGATCTATACAAGTGGCTTGATGAATGGAACTACTGCTACCAAAGCCATAAATGTATCTGTTGCTGGAGGAAGAGAACTCACATTAACCGTTACGCAGGATGCAGATAACGGAGGGGATCATGCATCCTGGGGAGGTGCAAGGCTTATACCTGTCGTAAACCAGGCGCCATCTGTTGTTATATCAGGTCCTGCGACTAACAGTACATTCACAACGCTTGAAACGATTACTCTTACAGCTACAGCAACCGATACGGATGGAACGATTTCTAACGTGGAGTTTTATAATGGAACAACAAAATTAGGAGAGGATGCAACTACGCCTTATTCCTATTCATGGACAAATGTTGCTGTTGGTACCTATACGATTACGGCCATTGCGACGGATAATTCCGGAAATAAAAAAACATCAGCACCTGTTACCATAAAAGTCAATGTACCTCAGGGACCCTACAATGGAACAGCACACATCATTCCTGGTACCATTGAATTTGAATCGTACGATGTAGGCGGAAACGGTGTTGCGTATCTGGATAACAGTCCGGGCAGCTTGGTAACGCCTGTTGTAAATTTCAGGACAAATGAAGATGTAGATATTGAAACTTGTACGGATGCTGGAGGAGGATACAATATTGGCTTTACAACCGCCGGTGAATGGCTGGAGTACACCGTCAACGTGCAGGCAACGGGTATCTATGCGATGGATCTTCGCGTAGCCTGCCTGGGCGATGGCCGTACAATATCCGTAAGTATGGATGGTACAAACATAGCCAGCAATGTCGCGATACCGAATACAACGGGCTGGCAGACCTGGCAGACAATACGATTAAACAATATATCTCTTACAGTCGGTCAGAAGATTATGCGAATGACAGTAGGAGCTACCGACTTTGTTAATCTGAACTACGTTACGTTTACCTTGGTACCACCTCCTGTAGCCACCATTACAGCTACCGGCGCCACTGCATTTTGTGCCGGAGGAAGTGTCGTTCTGAACGCGGGTACTGGAACAGGCTATACGTATCAGTGGAAAAGAGATGGGAACAATATAGCAAACGCAACCACTTCAGCGTATACAGCGACTCAATCAGGGAGCTATACAGTCACAATAAGCGCCAACAGTCAGACTGTAACATCAACAGCGGTTGCCGTAACAGTTAATGCCTTGCCAGTGGCAACCATTTCTTCATCCGGACCGACAACATTTGTGCAAGGAGGCAGTGTAACGTTACAAGCAAACACGGGAGCAGGCTTAAGTTATAAGTGGTTTAATGGAACCTCTCAGATAGCTACAGGTTCAACATATGTGGCAAGTGCTACAGGAAGCTATACCGTAGAAGTAACCAATGCATCCAACTGCAAAGCTACATCATCATCTATCAGTGTCACAGCAAATCAGAATCAGCCCTCTGTCATTACGATCAACAGCCCAGTTGCTAATTCTACAGTAAGTGGTCCAATCAGAATAGAGGCAACGGTCTCCGATCCTGATGGAGCAATTGCGAAAGTAGAATACCTCGCCGGCACTACCTTACTTGGTACAAGCACATCATCTCCATACAACTTTATCTGGCAAACTCCAATATCGGGTAATCATGAGATTACAGTAAGGGTAACAGATAGCAATGGAGGAATAACGACTTCATCACCTGTAACTATGATATCCGGTACGATTACGGGAATACATTCTTCTACAGAAATTCAAATCACGGTTTATCCAAATCCATCTTATAAAGAAATTACACTTGAGACAGAGATGGATCTGACCAATGCAAAAATTACCGTGATCAATGTTCTTGGACAAGAAATACAACTCCCGTCAACGGTGAATGTAAATGGAGCAAACATTGATGTAAGCAGCCTTACAGAAGGAACGTATCTGCTTATTGTAAGACATGAAAATAACGTTATAAAGAGTAAAATATCAATTGTGAAATGA
- a CDS encoding glycosyltransferase, which yields MKQLSIIIVNYNVCHFLEQALISVSKAIKSLDVEVFVVDNNSADGSVEMVQTKFPNVQLIVNDINVGFSKANNQAIEQATGKYILLLNPDTVIEVDTLEKCIHFLDTHPDGGGLGVKMIDGKGDFLAESKRGFPTPWVAFYKIFGLAKLFPHSKKFGHYHLGYLDKDQNHEVEVLSGAFMVLRKSMLDKVGNLDEDYFMYGEDIDLSYRIIKAGYKNYYLSDTRIIHYKGESTKKTSVNYVFIFYKAMIIFAQKHFTSKSSGAFSLLIHLAIYLRALLAISNRVIEKLFPIAFDAALILASLFSLFYFKNSENAIGDQGNSIIYKQIIPLFSSVWLLSLLFNGAYKSNVTLARLARSFFFGTLIIASISYFIDEYRYSKNFLLEGSLLSLFMVFLFRGIAHWIRNGHFELGESKNKKIVIVGSYKECERIDKLLQETNYKLNVLGFITTGNKADVKGKYLGYTKQLLNIVRLYKVDEIIFCSKDLPANSIIEWMTQINNTLVDFKIVPEESNIIIGSNSKNRRGDFYSLNINLNIIEENNVKDKRILDVSTSILFLFMYPVIFWLIQNPKNFFNNILKVLSGKKSWVGFTNTEQLNLPKIKKGIVNPSYYLEKSNHQLPLNIQELNLIYARDYNLYMDIMLIVKSFKYLGKS from the coding sequence TTGAAACAATTAAGTATCATAATTGTAAATTATAATGTCTGTCATTTTTTAGAACAGGCGCTTATATCCGTATCTAAAGCGATTAAATCTTTAGATGTTGAAGTTTTTGTTGTTGACAACAATTCTGCAGATGGCTCTGTTGAAATGGTTCAAACCAAATTCCCGAACGTACAATTAATCGTAAACGATATAAATGTCGGTTTCTCAAAAGCCAATAATCAGGCTATTGAACAGGCTACAGGTAAATATATACTGTTACTGAATCCCGACACCGTTATTGAAGTTGACACCTTAGAGAAATGTATTCACTTTTTGGATACCCACCCGGATGGCGGTGGTTTAGGTGTTAAAATGATTGATGGCAAAGGTGATTTTTTAGCCGAATCAAAAAGAGGTTTCCCTACGCCATGGGTAGCATTCTACAAAATATTCGGGTTAGCAAAACTGTTTCCTCATTCTAAAAAATTTGGTCATTATCATTTAGGTTATTTAGATAAAGATCAGAACCACGAAGTGGAAGTATTATCCGGCGCCTTTATGGTGCTTCGGAAATCCATGCTGGACAAAGTGGGCAACTTAGACGAAGATTACTTCATGTATGGAGAAGATATCGATCTTTCTTACCGCATTATTAAAGCTGGCTATAAAAATTATTATCTTTCAGATACCCGCATTATTCATTACAAAGGAGAAAGCACTAAAAAGACAAGTGTCAATTACGTGTTCATCTTTTACAAAGCAATGATCATTTTTGCACAGAAACATTTTACATCTAAAAGTTCCGGTGCATTTTCATTACTGATTCATTTAGCGATTTATCTCCGGGCACTCTTAGCCATCAGCAACAGAGTTATTGAAAAGCTTTTTCCTATAGCATTTGATGCAGCCTTAATTCTTGCTTCCTTATTCAGCCTGTTCTATTTTAAAAATTCAGAAAACGCAATCGGCGACCAGGGGAATTCAATCATCTATAAGCAGATCATTCCCTTATTTTCAAGTGTCTGGTTATTATCCCTGTTATTTAATGGCGCATACAAAAGCAATGTAACACTTGCCCGTTTAGCCAGAAGCTTCTTTTTCGGCACATTGATCATAGCCTCCATATCTTATTTCATAGACGAATACCGCTATTCTAAAAACTTTCTTCTTGAAGGTTCTTTGCTTTCGTTGTTTATGGTATTCCTGTTCAGAGGGATTGCCCACTGGATCAGAAACGGCCATTTTGAATTAGGAGAAAGTAAAAATAAAAAAATTGTTATTGTTGGTTCGTATAAAGAATGTGAACGCATCGATAAACTGCTGCAGGAAACCAACTACAAACTAAATGTTCTGGGTTTCATTACTACAGGAAACAAAGCCGATGTAAAAGGCAAATATCTGGGCTACACAAAACAATTATTGAATATTGTACGCTTATATAAAGTAGACGAGATCATATTCTGCTCAAAAGATCTGCCGGCAAATTCTATTATAGAATGGATGACTCAGATCAACAATACACTCGTTGACTTTAAAATTGTTCCCGAAGAAAGTAATATTATTATCGGAAGTAATTCTAAAAACAGACGGGGTGATTTTTATTCCCTGAATATTAACCTGAACATTATTGAGGAAAACAACGTTAAAGATAAACGTATACTTGATGTAAGTACAAGTATACTGTTCTTATTTATGTATCCGGTAATCTTTTGGTTGATTCAGAACCCTAAAAACTTCTTTAATAATATCTTAAAAGTATTATCAGGGAAAAAATCATGGGTTGGTTTTACAAACACCGAACAGTTGAACTTACCTAAGATTAAAAAAGGTATTGTCAATCCGAGCTATTACCTTGAAAAATCGAACCATCAGCTTCCGCTGAATATTCAGGAACTGAATTTGATTTATGCCCGCGATTACAATCTGTACATGGACATTATGCTAATAGTTAAATCGTTTAAATATCTGGGTAAAAGCTAA
- the recR gene encoding recombination mediator RecR: MNFPSKLLEDAVLEISKLPGIGKKTALRLVLHLLKKESKESESLANALLNARENIRYCKKCHTISDHELCAICTSNKRDKRVVCIVEDIRDVLAIENTNQYFGVYHVIGGVISPMERIGPDQLNINSLIERVITDTEIKEIILGLSPTMEGDTTAFFITKKLKSYPIKISTIARGIPFGGELEYMDEVTLGRSIATRTLFETKED; this comes from the coding sequence ATGAACTTTCCTTCTAAATTATTAGAAGATGCTGTATTGGAAATCTCAAAGCTCCCGGGTATTGGAAAAAAAACAGCCTTGAGATTAGTACTTCATTTATTAAAGAAAGAAAGTAAAGAATCTGAAAGTCTGGCGAATGCACTTTTAAATGCGCGCGAAAACATCAGGTACTGTAAAAAGTGTCATACCATTTCAGATCATGAACTGTGTGCTATTTGCACCAGCAATAAAAGAGATAAACGTGTCGTTTGTATCGTAGAAGATATACGCGATGTGTTGGCAATTGAAAATACAAACCAATATTTTGGTGTCTATCACGTGATCGGCGGAGTCATTTCCCCCATGGAACGTATAGGGCCGGATCAGTTAAATATAAACTCGTTAATCGAACGTGTTATAACCGACACCGAAATTAAAGAGATAATACTTGGACTTAGTCCAACGATGGAGGGTGATACAACTGCATTCTTTATTACAAAGAAACTGAAATCCTACCCCATTAAAATCAGCACAATTGCCAGAGGAATACCATTTGGAGGCGAACTGGAATATATGGATGAAGTTACACTTGGAAGAAGTATTGCAACCAGAACTTTATTTGAAACAAAAGAAGATTGA
- a CDS encoding MGMT family protein — MKKNHDNFFSSVYQVVELIPRGRVTSYGAIGKYLGMKSSARMVGWAMNAAHAHPHLPAHRVVNAAGLLTGKHHFATPTEMEERLTTEGINIKDGIKIIDFNSVFWDPEKELL, encoded by the coding sequence ATGAAGAAAAATCACGATAATTTCTTTTCATCTGTTTACCAGGTCGTAGAACTTATCCCCCGCGGACGGGTAACATCCTATGGTGCGATAGGGAAATATCTGGGTATGAAATCTTCCGCACGCATGGTCGGCTGGGCCATGAACGCCGCTCACGCACATCCGCATCTGCCTGCTCACCGGGTTGTGAACGCCGCCGGATTGCTAACCGGCAAACACCATTTTGCTACGCCGACAGAAATGGAAGAACGCCTGACAACGGAGGGCATTAACATAAAAGACGGTATCAAAATCATCGATTTCAATAGCGTCTTCTGGGATCCCGAAAAAGAATTGTTATAA
- a CDS encoding ATP-dependent Clp protease adaptor ClpS has protein sequence MIRIQSHSFPFQQEEDVALMEEVQTSDMNDLVVYNDDVNTFEHVIQVLMSVCGHSPEQAEQCTLLIHYKGKCTVKMGSLNELKPMRQGICDKGISAEIL, from the coding sequence ATGATTCGTATACAATCTCATTCATTCCCTTTCCAACAAGAAGAAGACGTCGCTTTAATGGAAGAAGTGCAAACTTCTGACATGAATGACCTTGTTGTATACAATGATGATGTTAATACCTTCGAACATGTGATTCAGGTATTAATGTCTGTTTGCGGGCATTCTCCCGAACAAGCCGAACAATGTACCCTGTTAATTCATTATAAGGGTAAATGTACTGTAAAAATGGGTTCTTTAAATGAATTAAAACCAATGCGCCAGGGAATTTGCGATAAAGGTATCTCTGCTGAGATTCTTTAA
- a CDS encoding sodium:solute symporter, with product MTAQLIITILGVYFAALLLIAWFTSRNADSDAFFTGNNQSAWYLVAFGMIGTSVSGVTFISVPGQVAAQGFSYFQLILGNMFGYFVVAAVLMPIYYKSNMVSIYTFLEERFGFWSYKTGSAFFLLSRTIGSSLRLYLAAEVLHTFLFRELGVSFIVTVGVTILLIWVYTFKGGVKTIIWTDTFQTFFLVGAVIISVVVISNQLGWGTVEMIKEVDASKYSTIFHFEDIKSPQYFWKQFISGIFMTIVLTGLDQDLMQKNLTCKNLGEAQKNMYWFSVILVAVNFLFLTLGALLYIYADQKGIAVPAQSDFFYPILALKYLGVIAGVFFLLGITASSYASSDSALTALTTAFCIDFLNFNKGNVVNKNRTRTYVHIGFSMLFFVIIVLFKEFNEGTTVIKTVLKAAAYTYGPLLGMFAFGIFSKHRTVTDRWVPVVCIVSPLLTFLVVLFIKEVLGYQTAFEDLLINGAITIIGLLCISHAPKQRDAFS from the coding sequence ATGACGGCTCAATTAATTATTACAATATTAGGAGTGTATTTCGCTGCTTTACTGCTGATTGCCTGGTTTACGTCCAGAAATGCAGATTCAGATGCTTTTTTTACAGGAAATAATCAATCTGCCTGGTATCTGGTAGCTTTTGGTATGATCGGCACTTCGGTTTCAGGAGTAACATTCATTTCCGTACCGGGACAGGTTGCCGCACAGGGTTTTTCGTATTTTCAGCTCATATTGGGCAATATGTTTGGATATTTTGTAGTAGCAGCCGTTTTGATGCCTATTTACTATAAATCGAACATGGTTTCCATTTATACCTTTTTAGAAGAACGGTTTGGATTCTGGTCCTACAAAACCGGTTCTGCATTTTTCTTATTATCCCGTACAATCGGGTCTTCGCTTCGCCTGTATCTGGCAGCAGAAGTATTACATACGTTTCTGTTCCGTGAGCTGGGTGTTTCATTTATTGTTACGGTTGGTGTTACCATTCTGCTGATCTGGGTGTATACATTTAAGGGCGGCGTTAAAACCATTATCTGGACAGACACCTTTCAAACGTTCTTTCTGGTAGGTGCTGTTATCATCAGTGTTGTTGTTATTTCAAACCAGTTAGGCTGGGGTACGGTTGAAATGATCAAAGAAGTAGATGCAAGTAAATATTCTACCATCTTTCACTTTGAAGACATAAAATCCCCGCAGTATTTCTGGAAACAGTTTATATCGGGCATTTTTATGACGATCGTGCTGACCGGTCTGGATCAGGATCTGATGCAAAAAAATCTTACCTGTAAAAATCTGGGTGAAGCACAAAAGAATATGTACTGGTTCTCTGTGATACTGGTAGCAGTAAATTTTTTATTCTTAACCTTAGGTGCCTTGCTCTATATCTATGCAGATCAAAAGGGGATAGCAGTTCCTGCACAATCCGATTTCTTTTATCCGATTCTTGCCTTAAAATATCTGGGTGTAATTGCCGGCGTATTCTTTTTGCTGGGAATAACGGCTTCTTCGTATGCCAGTTCTGACTCAGCACTGACAGCGCTGACAACCGCATTCTGTATTGACTTCCTCAATTTTAATAAAGGCAATGTTGTAAATAAAAACCGCACACGTACTTATGTGCACATAGGTTTTTCTATGCTCTTTTTTGTGATTATTGTTTTGTTCAAAGAATTCAATGAAGGTACAACGGTTATAAAAACAGTATTAAAAGCGGCCGCTTATACTTATGGTCCGTTGCTGGGCATGTTTGCCTTTGGTATCTTCAGCAAGCACAGAACAGTTACCGATAGATGGGTTCCTGTTGTATGTATAGTATCGCCGCTGCTGACATTCCTCGTTGTGCTGTTTATCAAAGAGGTACTCGGGTATCAGACAGCCTTTGAGGACTTGCTCATCAATGGCGCCATAACGATTATAGGCTTGTTGTGTATTTCACATGCGCCTAAACAACGCGATGCATTTTCATAA